A genomic segment from Neobacillus sp. YX16 encodes:
- a CDS encoding valine--tRNA ligase produces METKEITMPTKYDPQSIEQGRYEWWLKGKFFEAQNDEGKKPYTIVIPPPNVTGKLHLGHAWDTTLQDILTRMKRMQGYDVLWLPGMDHAGIATQAKVEEKLRSEGKSRYDLGREKFVEETWKWKEEYASHIRQQWSKLGLGLDYSRERFTLDEGLSAAVREVFVTLYKKGLIYRGEYIINWDPSTKTALSDIEVIYKDVQGAFYHMKYPLADGSGHIEVATTRPETMLGDTAVAVHPEDERYKHLIGKTVILPIVGREIQIVGDDYVDMEFGSGAVKITPAHDPNDFEIGNRHNLERVLVMNEDGSMNDRAGKYKGMDRFECRKQIVKDLQEQGILFKIEEHLHSVGHSERSGAVVEPYLSTQWFVKMQPLANEAIALQNKENKVNFVPERFEKTYLHWMENIRDWCISRQLWWGHRIPAWYHKQTGEVFVGHEAPADSENWEQDKDVLDTWFSSALWPFSTMGWPNVEAEDFKRFFTTDVLVTGYDIIFFWVSRMIFQSLEFTGERPFKDVLIHGLVRDEQGRKMSKSLGNGVDPMDVIDKYGADALRYFLSTGSSPGQDLRFSFEKVESTWNFANKIWNASRFALMNMDGMTYEEIDFSGEKSVADKWILTQLNETIETVTKLSERYEFGEAGRALYNFIWDDFCDWYIEMAKLPLYGDDEAAKKTTRSILAHVLDQTMRLLHPFMPFITEEIWQNLPHNGESITTAKWPEVNPGYSDETAAQEMKMLMEMIRSVRNIRAEVNTPMSKKIKMLVKAKDDTILNAIEKNRAYIEKFCNPEELQIGINLETPEKAMTAVITGLEIILPLEGLINIDEEIARLTKEYDKFTKEVERVEKKLNNPGFMKKAPESVVAEERAKEKDYREKRALVEARLNELKGL; encoded by the coding sequence ATGGAAACAAAGGAAATTACCATGCCGACGAAGTATGATCCACAGTCGATTGAGCAAGGACGATATGAGTGGTGGTTAAAAGGAAAGTTTTTTGAAGCACAGAACGATGAGGGGAAAAAGCCTTATACCATCGTTATTCCACCGCCAAACGTAACTGGGAAGCTCCATTTAGGGCATGCTTGGGATACAACATTACAGGATATCCTTACCCGGATGAAGCGAATGCAGGGCTACGATGTTCTTTGGCTTCCTGGGATGGACCACGCCGGTATCGCGACACAAGCGAAGGTAGAAGAAAAGCTCCGTAGTGAAGGCAAAAGCCGTTATGATTTAGGTCGTGAAAAGTTCGTTGAGGAAACATGGAAGTGGAAGGAAGAATACGCTTCTCATATCCGCCAGCAGTGGTCAAAGTTAGGTTTAGGATTAGATTACAGCCGTGAGCGTTTCACTTTGGATGAAGGCTTATCAGCAGCTGTACGTGAAGTGTTTGTCACTCTGTATAAAAAAGGCCTTATTTATCGCGGCGAGTACATCATCAACTGGGATCCATCTACAAAGACAGCATTATCGGACATCGAGGTTATCTACAAAGATGTTCAAGGTGCATTCTATCATATGAAATATCCGTTAGCAGACGGTTCAGGACATATTGAAGTTGCGACTACTCGTCCAGAAACCATGTTGGGTGATACAGCCGTTGCCGTTCATCCAGAGGATGAGCGCTATAAGCACCTAATTGGTAAAACGGTAATCCTTCCAATCGTTGGCCGTGAAATCCAAATTGTTGGCGATGACTATGTAGATATGGAATTCGGTTCTGGGGCGGTAAAAATTACACCAGCACATGACCCGAACGATTTCGAAATTGGCAATCGTCATAATCTAGAGCGTGTTCTTGTTATGAACGAAGATGGCTCGATGAATGATAGAGCTGGCAAGTATAAAGGCATGGATCGTTTCGAATGCCGCAAGCAAATAGTTAAAGATCTTCAAGAACAAGGTATTCTGTTCAAAATCGAAGAGCACTTGCACTCAGTTGGTCATTCAGAGCGCAGCGGGGCAGTAGTTGAGCCTTACCTTTCTACACAATGGTTTGTTAAAATGCAGCCACTTGCGAATGAAGCGATTGCCCTGCAAAATAAAGAAAATAAAGTTAACTTTGTTCCAGAGCGTTTTGAAAAAACGTACCTGCACTGGATGGAAAATATTCGTGACTGGTGTATCTCTAGACAGCTTTGGTGGGGTCATCGTATTCCTGCTTGGTATCACAAACAAACTGGTGAAGTATTTGTTGGTCACGAAGCACCTGCAGATAGTGAAAATTGGGAACAGGATAAGGACGTATTGGATACGTGGTTTAGTTCAGCACTATGGCCGTTTTCAACAATGGGCTGGCCAAATGTTGAGGCTGAGGACTTCAAGCGTTTCTTCACAACAGATGTACTCGTAACTGGTTATGATATCATCTTCTTCTGGGTATCCCGGATGATTTTCCAAAGTCTAGAATTTACAGGTGAACGACCATTTAAGGATGTTCTTATCCATGGTTTGGTTCGCGATGAACAAGGTCGTAAAATGAGTAAATCGCTAGGTAACGGTGTTGACCCAATGGATGTCATCGATAAATACGGTGCGGATGCCTTACGGTACTTCCTATCCACAGGAAGCTCGCCTGGTCAGGATTTACGCTTTAGCTTTGAAAAAGTTGAATCCACTTGGAACTTTGCTAATAAGATTTGGAATGCCTCACGTTTTGCCTTAATGAATATGGATGGCATGACCTATGAAGAAATCGATTTTAGCGGAGAAAAGTCTGTTGCAGATAAATGGATCCTAACGCAATTAAATGAAACCATTGAAACAGTTACAAAGCTTTCTGAGCGGTATGAATTCGGAGAAGCGGGCCGTGCATTATACAACTTTATCTGGGATGATTTCTGTGATTGGTATATTGAGATGGCAAAGCTTCCATTATATGGTGACGATGAAGCTGCAAAGAAAACCACTCGTTCGATTCTTGCACATGTTCTCGACCAGACGATGCGTTTGTTACATCCATTCATGCCGTTCATTACCGAGGAAATCTGGCAGAACCTTCCACATAATGGTGAATCGATTACAACCGCTAAGTGGCCAGAGGTAAATCCAGGTTATTCAGATGAAACAGCGGCACAAGAAATGAAGATGTTAATGGAAATGATTCGTTCGGTTCGAAACATCCGTGCTGAAGTTAACACACCAATGAGCAAGAAAATAAAAATGCTTGTTAAAGCGAAGGATGATACCATTCTTAACGCAATTGAAAAGAATCGTGCCTATATCGAAAAATTCTGTAACCCAGAAGAATTACAAATTGGAATTAATCTTGAAACACCTGAAAAGGCTATGACAGCTGTGATCACTGGGTTGGAAATCATTCTTCCACTAGAAGGATTGATTAACATTGATGAAGAGATTGCCCGCCTTACAAAGGAATATGATAAATTTACAAAAGAAGTAGAAAGAGTTGAAAAGAAACTCAACAACCCAGGCTTTATGAAAAAGGCCCCTGAAAGTGTTGTTGCTGAAGAGCGTGCAAAAGAAAAAGATTATCGCGAGAAAAGGGCGTTAGTGGAAGCACGTTTAAATGAGCTAAAAGGTTTATAA
- the ysxE gene encoding spore coat protein YsxE, whose product MSDSNQVEPLIPILNNYQVMPYFIEEHGNIKKIYSDKGTFALKKIVPTTGTDFIRHVHLLYQKGYNRIVPIYPTMDGRYAVLHDKNLYYLMPWMSNEIKEDRTHKHQQLFRELARLHTLSAKEIAVNKEEREEHYEKTIALLDKNQEFLDGFIDECEKKTYMSPFELLFCLYYNEISQALRFSKTKFEEWYEKTKEAEKARMVITHGKLSSEHFLYDDKGYGYFINFENARYGSPIHDLLPYLSRSFNTQPTRNDEAIDWVYHYFKFFPFKTDEKLLFFSYLAYPIPIIQVVERYYKKEQPKNELKFVRMLQRKYWHLKNSEYVVMRMTEIDEQARQAKEGAQQQ is encoded by the coding sequence ATGAGTGATTCGAACCAGGTGGAACCACTTATACCCATATTAAATAACTATCAAGTAATGCCCTATTTCATTGAGGAACACGGCAATATTAAAAAAATCTATTCCGATAAAGGGACATTTGCATTGAAGAAAATCGTTCCAACTACGGGGACAGATTTTATTCGCCATGTCCATCTTCTTTACCAAAAGGGCTACAATCGGATTGTGCCTATTTATCCGACTATGGACGGAAGGTATGCAGTCCTCCATGATAAAAACCTATATTACTTAATGCCTTGGATGTCCAATGAAATAAAGGAAGACCGTACTCATAAACACCAGCAGCTATTTCGTGAATTAGCCAGGCTCCACACATTGTCTGCAAAAGAGATCGCTGTGAATAAAGAAGAACGGGAAGAACATTATGAGAAAACTATTGCGCTGCTCGATAAAAATCAGGAGTTTCTGGATGGGTTTATCGATGAATGTGAAAAAAAGACCTACATGTCTCCTTTTGAACTTTTGTTTTGCTTGTACTATAACGAAATAAGCCAGGCGCTTCGTTTTTCAAAAACAAAATTCGAAGAATGGTATGAAAAGACAAAGGAAGCAGAAAAAGCACGAATGGTGATTACCCATGGGAAATTATCATCCGAGCATTTCCTTTACGACGATAAGGGTTACGGTTATTTTATAAACTTTGAAAATGCCCGTTACGGCTCACCGATTCATGATCTCTTACCATACCTGTCACGTTCCTTTAATACACAGCCAACGCGTAATGATGAGGCTATCGACTGGGTATATCATTACTTTAAATTTTTTCCCTTTAAAACCGACGAAAAACTTCTTTTCTTCAGTTATTTAGCTTATCCTATTCCGATTATCCAGGTGGTCGAACGGTATTATAAAAAAGAACAGCCCAAAAATGAACTGAAATTTGTGCGAATGCTTCAGCGCAAATACTGGCATTTAAAGAATTCCGAATATGTTGTGATGCGAATGACTGAAATTGATGAACAAGCGAGGCAGGCAAAAGAAGGAGCCCAGCAGCAATAA
- the spoVID gene encoding stage VI sporulation protein D → MSQENQSCLRFSLEESLWFRKGQEVAELVSISLDPDITIQENDQYVTIRGSLELTGEYRNDEESAVEEEDNVPNQKYVERVDPQEEGICEFSHRFPVDITIPNNRIQSIYDIDVIVESFDYSIPERSCLKLSAELTISGLYDSTQQEEEVVEKEEEYEVLHRYQVEVPRVEEPEEIHQEENQFEDTFLFEAEARKQPEEEKVEAFPKFPTFSYQEPEEDEEEEIEVVPQRPLVFEHARSEVTEPVDEMEEIVEEPPAEPIQQEIEVPAEPKEPVLEESSSSPEAPPKQAKKKNTKKKTMTLTEFFARKEDSSDQARLKVCIVQKGDTLDSLSDRYDVSVPNLLRYNNLELNQDVYEGQVLYVPVAFAKK, encoded by the coding sequence TTGTCTCAGGAGAATCAATCGTGCCTGCGATTTTCCTTGGAGGAATCTTTGTGGTTTAGAAAGGGACAGGAAGTAGCTGAACTTGTGTCGATTTCTCTAGACCCGGATATTACCATCCAGGAAAATGATCAATACGTAACCATACGTGGTTCGCTGGAATTAACAGGCGAATATAGAAATGACGAAGAAAGTGCAGTGGAAGAGGAAGACAATGTACCTAACCAGAAGTATGTGGAAAGAGTAGATCCACAGGAGGAAGGAATTTGTGAATTTTCACATCGTTTTCCAGTTGATATTACCATTCCCAACAATCGAATTCAGAGCATTTATGATATCGATGTCATTGTGGAGTCCTTCGATTACTCCATTCCGGAACGCAGCTGTCTAAAACTATCCGCAGAACTAACCATTAGCGGCTTGTATGATTCGACTCAGCAAGAAGAAGAAGTGGTTGAGAAAGAGGAAGAGTATGAAGTACTCCACCGTTATCAGGTTGAAGTTCCAAGAGTAGAAGAACCAGAAGAAATACACCAAGAAGAAAATCAATTTGAGGATACTTTCTTGTTTGAGGCTGAAGCAAGAAAGCAGCCAGAAGAGGAAAAGGTTGAAGCTTTTCCGAAATTCCCAACCTTTTCGTATCAAGAGCCAGAGGAAGATGAAGAGGAAGAGATTGAAGTAGTACCTCAGCGACCTTTAGTCTTCGAGCATGCCAGAAGTGAAGTTACTGAGCCCGTCGATGAGATGGAAGAAATCGTAGAGGAACCTCCAGCGGAACCAATTCAACAAGAAATAGAAGTCCCAGCAGAACCAAAAGAGCCAGTTCTAGAAGAGAGTTCATCGTCACCAGAAGCACCGCCGAAACAAGCGAAAAAGAAGAATACCAAGAAGAAAACCATGACACTAACGGAGTTCTTTGCCCGTAAGGAAGACAGCTCCGATCAAGCTAGATTAAAGGTGTGTATTGTTCAAAAGGGCGATACGCTCGATAGTCTTTCTGACCGTTATGACGTTTCTGTACCAAATCTGCTGCGTTACAATAATCTTGAACTCAATCAAGATGTGTATGAGGGTCAAGTATTATATGTACCTGTTGCCTTTGCAAAAAAATAA
- the hemL gene encoding glutamate-1-semialdehyde 2,1-aminomutase → MRSYTKSVEAFKEAQNMMPGGVNSPVRAFKSVNMDPIFMERGKGSKIYDIDGNEYIDYVLSWGPLILGHTNDRVVEGIKKVAELGTSYGAPTLMENELAKLVIERVPSIEVVRMVSSGTEATMSALRLARGYTGRNMILKFEGCYHGHGDSLLIKAGSGVATLGLPDSPGVPEGVAKNTITVAYNDLEGVKYAFEQFGDDIACIIVEPVAGNMGLVPPLPGFLEGLREITTDNGALLIFDEVMTGFRVGYNCAQGYFNIMPDITCLGKVIGGGLPVGAYGGKAEIMRQIAPAGPIYQAGTLSGNPLAMTAGYETLSQLTPEHYEEFKRLGDLLEKGIVAAAEKYDIPVTFNRAGSMIGFFFTKENVINYETAKTSNLEFFAQYYREMAEQGVFLPPSQFEGLFLSTAHTDEDIEKTIKAVEIAFSKLK, encoded by the coding sequence ATGCGCTCATATACAAAATCAGTAGAAGCATTTAAAGAAGCTCAGAACATGATGCCTGGCGGCGTTAACAGCCCGGTACGTGCGTTTAAATCAGTCAATATGGATCCGATTTTCATGGAAAGAGGAAAAGGTTCAAAAATCTATGATATTGATGGCAATGAGTATATTGATTACGTCTTATCTTGGGGACCTCTCATCCTTGGCCATACAAATGACAGAGTCGTTGAGGGAATTAAAAAGGTGGCTGAGCTTGGTACAAGCTACGGGGCACCGACCTTAATGGAAAATGAACTGGCTAAGCTTGTGATTGAACGTGTGCCATCGATTGAAGTGGTAAGGATGGTATCATCCGGAACAGAAGCGACTATGAGTGCGCTCCGCTTAGCACGCGGCTACACAGGCCGTAATATGATTTTAAAATTTGAAGGCTGTTACCATGGACATGGTGATTCCTTATTGATTAAAGCAGGATCTGGTGTTGCGACACTTGGATTACCAGACAGCCCTGGTGTGCCTGAAGGAGTGGCTAAGAACACGATTACAGTAGCCTATAATGACCTGGAAGGCGTTAAATACGCGTTCGAACAATTTGGTGATGATATTGCTTGTATTATCGTTGAACCGGTTGCAGGGAACATGGGACTTGTACCGCCGCTTCCTGGATTCTTAGAAGGTCTTCGTGAGATTACGACTGATAACGGAGCATTGCTGATTTTTGATGAAGTGATGACTGGTTTCCGAGTCGGTTACAATTGCGCACAAGGCTATTTCAATATCATGCCTGATATCACTTGTCTTGGAAAAGTAATTGGCGGCGGGCTGCCAGTTGGTGCTTACGGCGGGAAAGCCGAAATCATGCGTCAAATTGCTCCAGCCGGACCTATCTATCAAGCAGGAACACTTTCCGGAAATCCACTCGCGATGACTGCTGGTTATGAGACATTAAGTCAGTTAACACCAGAGCATTATGAAGAGTTCAAACGCTTGGGAGATTTACTTGAAAAAGGAATTGTAGCAGCGGCTGAAAAATACGATATTCCGGTAACCTTCAACCGTGCAGGTTCCATGATTGGTTTCTTCTTTACTAAAGAAAATGTAATTAACTATGAAACAGCAAAAACCTCTAACTTAGAATTTTTTGCTCAGTATTATCGCGAAATGGCTGAACAAGGAGTATTCCTGCCGCCATCTCAATTCGAAGGATTGTTCTTATCAACTGCTCATACAGATGAAGACATCGAAAAGACCATTAAAGCAGTAGAAATAGCTTTTTCAAAACTAAAATAA
- the hemB gene encoding porphobilinogen synthase translates to MELQFSRHRRLRSSVNMRALVRENHLRPEDFIYPLFIYEGENIRREVSSMPGVFQVSMDNLKAEMDDIVEHGIKSVLLFGIPATKDECGTQAFHDHGIIQVATRYIKEHYPEMIVVADTCLCEYTSHGHCGMVEGDQILNDPSLELLVKTAIAQAEAGADIIAPSNMMDGFVAAIRAGLDEAGFKEIPIMSYAVKYASAFYGPFREAAEGAPQFGDRKTYQMDPANRMEAFREAESDVAEGADFLIVKPGMPYLDIVRDVKNNYNLPVVAYNVSGEYSMIKAAAANGWIDEKQTVMEMLIAFKRAGADLIITYAAKDACRWLKEDK, encoded by the coding sequence ATGGAACTTCAATTTTCACGTCATCGCCGATTACGTTCAAGTGTGAATATGCGTGCACTTGTCCGAGAAAACCACTTACGACCAGAGGATTTCATCTATCCATTATTTATTTATGAAGGTGAAAACATCCGCAGAGAAGTATCTTCTATGCCAGGTGTATTCCAAGTTTCAATGGACAATCTAAAAGCTGAAATGGATGATATCGTTGAACATGGAATTAAATCCGTTTTATTATTCGGAATACCAGCCACAAAAGACGAATGTGGTACACAAGCGTTTCATGACCACGGCATTATCCAAGTGGCCACTCGTTACATAAAAGAGCATTACCCAGAAATGATTGTTGTCGCGGATACTTGCTTGTGCGAATATACCAGCCATGGCCACTGCGGAATGGTGGAAGGCGATCAAATCTTAAATGATCCATCTCTTGAATTATTGGTAAAAACAGCAATCGCTCAAGCCGAAGCTGGTGCTGATATTATTGCTCCATCGAATATGATGGACGGCTTTGTGGCAGCCATTCGTGCAGGATTAGATGAAGCTGGTTTTAAGGAAATACCAATTATGTCTTATGCAGTTAAATATGCTTCTGCCTTTTACGGACCTTTCCGTGAGGCTGCTGAAGGTGCACCACAATTCGGTGACCGCAAAACCTATCAAATGGACCCTGCCAACCGGATGGAGGCTTTCAGAGAAGCAGAATCCGATGTAGCAGAAGGGGCAGATTTCTTAATCGTGAAACCAGGTATGCCTTACCTTGATATTGTTCGTGATGTTAAAAATAACTACAATCTTCCTGTTGTTGCCTATAACGTAAGCGGTGAATATTCGATGATTAAAGCAGCAGCAGCAAACGGCTGGATTGACGAGAAACAAACCGTTATGGAAATGTTAATCGCCTTCAAACGTGCAGGCGCAGACCTTATTATTACTTATGCTGCTAAAGACGCATGCCGCTGGTTAAAAGAAGACAAATAA